One region of Cucurbita pepo subsp. pepo cultivar mu-cu-16 chromosome LG03, ASM280686v2, whole genome shotgun sequence genomic DNA includes:
- the LOC111790772 gene encoding stress-response A/B barrel domain-containing protein HS1 — protein MEEPKGIVKHILLAKFKDGIPEEQIDQLIKGYANLVNLIEPMKAFQCGKDVSIENLHQGFTHVFESTFESTEGIAEYVSHPAHVEFANLFLASLDKVVVIDYKATIIHS, from the exons ATGGAGGAACCGAAAGGCATTGTGAAGCACATTTTGCTGGCGAAATTCAAAGATGGAATCCCAGAGGAACAAATCGACCAACTCATCAAGGGATATGCCAATCTCGTCAATCTCATTGAACCTATGAAGGCTTTCCAGTG CGGCAAGGATGTTAGCATTGAAAATCTACACCAAGGTTTCACTCACGTCTTTGAATCCACATTTGAGAGTACAGAAGGCATAGCAGAATACGTATCTCATCCAGCGCATGTGGAATTCGCAAATTTGTTCCTTGCATCCTTGGACAAAGTTGTCGTCATCGACTACAAAGCGACCATAATTCATAGCTAA
- the LOC111790770 gene encoding dihydrolipoyl dehydrogenase 1, mitochondrial isoform X1 → MAMASFARRKAFFFSRNASHSSSMDVLKFTFSRCFASSGSDENDVVIIGGGPGGYVAAIKAAQLGLKTTCIEKRGTLGGTCLNVGCIPSKALLHSSHMYHEAKHAFANHGVKFSSVEVDLPAMMAQKDTAVANLTRGIEGLFKKNKVNYVKGYGKLISPSEVSVDTIDGGNTIVKGKNIIIATGSDVKSLPGITIDEKRIISSTGALALSEIPKKLVVIGAGYIGLEMGSVWGRLGSEITVVEFAPDIVPTMDAEVRKQFQRSLEKQGMKFMLKTKVVGVDTSGDGVKLTLEPAAGGDRTTLEADVVLVSAGRTPFTSGLGLEKVGVETDKIGRILVNDRFATNVPGIYAIGDIIPGPMLAHKAEEDGVACVEFLAGKTGHVDYDKVPGVVYTHPEVASVGKTEEQVKALGVAYRVGKFPFLANSRAKAIDDAEGIVKILAEKETDKILGVHIMAPNAGELIHEAAIALQYDASSEDIARVCHAHPTMSEALKEAAMATYDKPIHI, encoded by the exons ATGGCTATGGCGAGCTTTGCACGACGGAaggccttcttcttctccagaAATGCTTCCCATTCATCTTCAATGGATGTTCTCAAGTTCACCTTCTCCAGGTGCTTCGCTTCATCGGGATCTGATGAGAATGACGTAGTTATCATCGGCGGCGGCCCTGGAGGCTATGTTGCGGCTATCAAGGCTGCTCAGCTTGGCCTCAAGACCACCTGCATCGAGAAGCGTGGGACTCTTGGTGGTACTTGTCTCAATGTCGGTTGCATACCGTCCAAG GCTCTTCTTCATTCCTCTCACATGTATCATGAAGCTAAACATGCATTTGCAAACCATGGCGTGAAGTTTTCTTCTGTTGAGGTTGATTTGCCTGCCATGATGGCACAGAAAGATACAGCAGTTGCTAATCTGACGCGGGGTATTGAAGGCTTGTTTAAGAAGAATAAAGTGAACTATGTCAAAGGTTATGGAAAGCTAATCTCCCCTTCTGAAGTTTCTGTTGACACGATCGACGGGGGAAACACGATTGTGAAAGGAAAGAACATTATAATTGCTACTGGTTCTGATGTCAAGTCCTTGCCTGGGATCAccattgatgagaagagaaTTATTTCATCTACTGGAGCTTTAGCTTTGTCTGAAATTCCCAAAAAGCTTGTAGTCATTGGCGCTGGCTACATTGGCCTAGAGATGGGTTCGGTGTGGGGACGACTTGGCTCCGAGATAACTGTTGTTGAGTTTGCTCCTGATATTGTCCCCACCATGGATGCAGAAGTTCGCAAGCAATTCCAGCGCTCTCTAGAGAAGCAAGGAATGAAATTCATGCTCAAAACTAAGGTGGTAGGAGTTGACACATCCGGAGATGGTGTAAAGCTGACCCTTGAGCCAGCAGCCGGTGGAGACCGAACCACTCTCGAGGCTGATGTTGTTCTTGTGTCTGCTGGTAGAACTCCGTTCACTTCTGGACTTGGACTCGAGAAGGTAGGAGTGGAAACGGATAAGATAGGTCGAATTTTAGTAAATGATAGATTTGCCACAAATGTGCCTGGAATCTATGCTATTGGGGACATAATTCCTGGGCCGATGTTAGCTCATAAAGCCGAAGAAGACGGTGTTGCTTGCGTAGAGTTTTTGGCTGGTAAGACAGGTCATGTGGACTATGACAAGGTCCCTGGTGTTGTATATACACACCCTGAGGTCGCCTCTGTCGGGAAGACGGAGGAGCAGGTGAAGGCACTCGGGGTTGCTTATCGTGTCGGGAAGTTCCCATTCTTGGCAAATAGTCGAGCCAAGGCAATTGATGATGCTGAAGGTATTGTGAAGATATTGGCTGAAAAGGAAACAGACAAGATATTAGGAGTGCATATAATGGCTCCCAATGCAGGGGAGCTGATCCACGAGGCAGCCATCGCTTTACAATATGACGCTTCAAGTGAGGACATAGCCCGCGTTTGCCATGCGCATCCCACAATGAGCGAGGCACTGAAGGAGGCTGCTATGGCAACATACGACAAGCCAATTCATATATAA
- the LOC111790770 gene encoding leghemoglobin reductase isoform X3: MIEFLVCFMALLHSSHMYHEAKHAFANHGVKFSSVEVDLPAMMAQKDTAVANLTRGIEGLFKKNKVNYVKGYGKLISPSEVSVDTIDGGNTIVKGKNIIIATGSDVKSLPGITIDEKRIISSTGALALSEIPKKLVVIGAGYIGLEMGSVWGRLGSEITVVEFAPDIVPTMDAEVRKQFQRSLEKQGMKFMLKTKVVGVDTSGDGVKLTLEPAAGGDRTTLEADVVLVSAGRTPFTSGLGLEKVGVETDKIGRILVNDRFATNVPGIYAIGDIIPGPMLAHKAEEDGVACVEFLAGKTGHVDYDKVPGVVYTHPEVASVGKTEEQVKALGVAYRVGKFPFLANSRAKAIDDAEGIVKILAEKETDKILGVHIMAPNAGELIHEAAIALQYDASSEDIARVCHAHPTMSEALKEAAMATYDKPIHI; this comes from the exons ATGATTGAATTTCTCGTGTGTTTTATG GCTCTTCTTCATTCCTCTCACATGTATCATGAAGCTAAACATGCATTTGCAAACCATGGCGTGAAGTTTTCTTCTGTTGAGGTTGATTTGCCTGCCATGATGGCACAGAAAGATACAGCAGTTGCTAATCTGACGCGGGGTATTGAAGGCTTGTTTAAGAAGAATAAAGTGAACTATGTCAAAGGTTATGGAAAGCTAATCTCCCCTTCTGAAGTTTCTGTTGACACGATCGACGGGGGAAACACGATTGTGAAAGGAAAGAACATTATAATTGCTACTGGTTCTGATGTCAAGTCCTTGCCTGGGATCAccattgatgagaagagaaTTATTTCATCTACTGGAGCTTTAGCTTTGTCTGAAATTCCCAAAAAGCTTGTAGTCATTGGCGCTGGCTACATTGGCCTAGAGATGGGTTCGGTGTGGGGACGACTTGGCTCCGAGATAACTGTTGTTGAGTTTGCTCCTGATATTGTCCCCACCATGGATGCAGAAGTTCGCAAGCAATTCCAGCGCTCTCTAGAGAAGCAAGGAATGAAATTCATGCTCAAAACTAAGGTGGTAGGAGTTGACACATCCGGAGATGGTGTAAAGCTGACCCTTGAGCCAGCAGCCGGTGGAGACCGAACCACTCTCGAGGCTGATGTTGTTCTTGTGTCTGCTGGTAGAACTCCGTTCACTTCTGGACTTGGACTCGAGAAGGTAGGAGTGGAAACGGATAAGATAGGTCGAATTTTAGTAAATGATAGATTTGCCACAAATGTGCCTGGAATCTATGCTATTGGGGACATAATTCCTGGGCCGATGTTAGCTCATAAAGCCGAAGAAGACGGTGTTGCTTGCGTAGAGTTTTTGGCTGGTAAGACAGGTCATGTGGACTATGACAAGGTCCCTGGTGTTGTATATACACACCCTGAGGTCGCCTCTGTCGGGAAGACGGAGGAGCAGGTGAAGGCACTCGGGGTTGCTTATCGTGTCGGGAAGTTCCCATTCTTGGCAAATAGTCGAGCCAAGGCAATTGATGATGCTGAAGGTATTGTGAAGATATTGGCTGAAAAGGAAACAGACAAGATATTAGGAGTGCATATAATGGCTCCCAATGCAGGGGAGCTGATCCACGAGGCAGCCATCGCTTTACAATATGACGCTTCAAGTGAGGACATAGCCCGCGTTTGCCATGCGCATCCCACAATGAGCGAGGCACTGAAGGAGGCTGCTATGGCAACATACGACAAGCCAATTCATATATAA
- the LOC111790770 gene encoding leghemoglobin reductase isoform X2: MIAGLLRISVFSSPWLDFRFELLRCSIIDYFSSRKSDATFFLTKGKEMIEFLVCFMALLHSSHMYHEAKHAFANHGVKFSSVEVDLPAMMAQKDTAVANLTRGIEGLFKKNKVNYVKGYGKLISPSEVSVDTIDGGNTIVKGKNIIIATGSDVKSLPGITIDEKRIISSTGALALSEIPKKLVVIGAGYIGLEMGSVWGRLGSEITVVEFAPDIVPTMDAEVRKQFQRSLEKQGMKFMLKTKVVGVDTSGDGVKLTLEPAAGGDRTTLEADVVLVSAGRTPFTSGLGLEKVGVETDKIGRILVNDRFATNVPGIYAIGDIIPGPMLAHKAEEDGVACVEFLAGKTGHVDYDKVPGVVYTHPEVASVGKTEEQVKALGVAYRVGKFPFLANSRAKAIDDAEGIVKILAEKETDKILGVHIMAPNAGELIHEAAIALQYDASSEDIARVCHAHPTMSEALKEAAMATYDKPIHI, encoded by the exons ATGATTGCTGGATTGCTGAGAATCTCAGTTTTTTCTTCACCATGGTTGGATTTCAGATTTGAACTTCTGCGGTGCAGTATAATCGACTATTTTTCCTCAAGGAAATCTGATGCAACTTTTTTCCTAACCAAGGGCAAAGAAATGATTGAATTTCTCGTGTGTTTTATG GCTCTTCTTCATTCCTCTCACATGTATCATGAAGCTAAACATGCATTTGCAAACCATGGCGTGAAGTTTTCTTCTGTTGAGGTTGATTTGCCTGCCATGATGGCACAGAAAGATACAGCAGTTGCTAATCTGACGCGGGGTATTGAAGGCTTGTTTAAGAAGAATAAAGTGAACTATGTCAAAGGTTATGGAAAGCTAATCTCCCCTTCTGAAGTTTCTGTTGACACGATCGACGGGGGAAACACGATTGTGAAAGGAAAGAACATTATAATTGCTACTGGTTCTGATGTCAAGTCCTTGCCTGGGATCAccattgatgagaagagaaTTATTTCATCTACTGGAGCTTTAGCTTTGTCTGAAATTCCCAAAAAGCTTGTAGTCATTGGCGCTGGCTACATTGGCCTAGAGATGGGTTCGGTGTGGGGACGACTTGGCTCCGAGATAACTGTTGTTGAGTTTGCTCCTGATATTGTCCCCACCATGGATGCAGAAGTTCGCAAGCAATTCCAGCGCTCTCTAGAGAAGCAAGGAATGAAATTCATGCTCAAAACTAAGGTGGTAGGAGTTGACACATCCGGAGATGGTGTAAAGCTGACCCTTGAGCCAGCAGCCGGTGGAGACCGAACCACTCTCGAGGCTGATGTTGTTCTTGTGTCTGCTGGTAGAACTCCGTTCACTTCTGGACTTGGACTCGAGAAGGTAGGAGTGGAAACGGATAAGATAGGTCGAATTTTAGTAAATGATAGATTTGCCACAAATGTGCCTGGAATCTATGCTATTGGGGACATAATTCCTGGGCCGATGTTAGCTCATAAAGCCGAAGAAGACGGTGTTGCTTGCGTAGAGTTTTTGGCTGGTAAGACAGGTCATGTGGACTATGACAAGGTCCCTGGTGTTGTATATACACACCCTGAGGTCGCCTCTGTCGGGAAGACGGAGGAGCAGGTGAAGGCACTCGGGGTTGCTTATCGTGTCGGGAAGTTCCCATTCTTGGCAAATAGTCGAGCCAAGGCAATTGATGATGCTGAAGGTATTGTGAAGATATTGGCTGAAAAGGAAACAGACAAGATATTAGGAGTGCATATAATGGCTCCCAATGCAGGGGAGCTGATCCACGAGGCAGCCATCGCTTTACAATATGACGCTTCAAGTGAGGACATAGCCCGCGTTTGCCATGCGCATCCCACAATGAGCGAGGCACTGAAGGAGGCTGCTATGGCAACATACGACAAGCCAATTCATATATAA
- the LOC111790771 gene encoding transcription factor MYB78-like produces the protein MDGNKERRFDNGNLHGGDDDGDLRRGPWTVEEDMTLINYIANHGDGRWNSLARCAGLKRTGKSCRLRWLNYLRPDVRRGNITLEEQLLILELHCRWGNRWSKIAQQLPGRTDNEIKNYWRTRVQKHAKQLKCDVNSKQFKDTMRYLWMPRLVERIQAAAAASTAVDGNRSYGSVARPASAAVMNSGSDFVSTPQVTPSYTSENSSSGGGGGGSSMSDLTDCYNNFSCFPVVPPPLQSPAPGFFNDETLDFQAMEQSSCQWMAADGGVDTSESLWNAADAGADYFWFSQQQLN, from the exons ATGGACGGAAATAAAGAGCGACGGTTTGATAACGGCAACTTACACGGCGGCGACGACGACGGCGACCTGAGACGAGGACCGTGGACGGTGGAGGAGGACATGACTCTCATCAATTACATCGCGAATCACGGCGACGGCCGCTGGAATTCACTCGCTCGTTGCGCCG GCCTGAAGCGTACCGGAAAAAGCTGCCGATTGCGGTGGCTGAACTATCTCCGGCCGGACGTCCGGCGAGGAAATATTACACTCGAAGAACAGCTCCTGATTCTGGAACTTCATTGCCGTTGGGGAAATCG atGGTCGAAGATTGCCCAGCAATTACCTGGACGAACCGATAACGAAATAAAGAACTATTGGAGGACTCGAGTTCAGAAGCACGCAAAGCAGCTCAAATGCGACGTTAACAGTAAACAATTCAAGGATACCATGCGATATCTCTGGATGCCGCGTCTCGTCGAACGGATTCAGGCCGCCGCCGCGGCATCCACCGCCGTCGACGGAAACCGATCGTACGGATCAGTGGCTCGGCCGGCTTCGGCGGCTGTGATGAACAGCGGTAGTGATTTTGTCAGTACTCCACAAGTCACCCCGAGTTATACGTCGGAGAATTCCAGCTCTGGCGGAGGTGGAGGCGGCTCCTCCATGTCTGATTTGACGGATTGCTACAACAATTTCAGTTGTTTTCCGGTGGTTCCGCCGCCGTTGCAGAGTCCGGCTCCTGGATTCTTCAACGATGAGACATTGGATTTTCAGGCGATGGAGCAGAGTAGTTGCCAGTGGATGGCGGCGGACGGTGGCGTTGACACGTCGGAGAGCTTGTGGAATGCCGCCGACGCCGGTGCCGATTACTTCTGGTTCTCGCAGCAGCAGTTGAATTAA
- the LOC111791388 gene encoding alkaline/neutral invertase A, mitochondrial-like has translation MHTSSSLGISTMKPCRILFSFKSSSMFGTTSLPKAKYRRIGRFSKLEPSGRKIIGSVQVVGDLNRRCFSCSNLHRLYKGNSGRNRFLIANVASDFRNQSTSAEPHVKQKSFERIYIQGGFKVKPLVIESIETDLVKDEKKVSEVEELSGLKGSRVEREVSKIEKEAWNLLRDSVVNYCGRPVGTVATNDPSDTQPLNYDQVFVRDFVPSALAFLLNGEEEIVKNFLLHTLQLQSWEKTVDCYSPGQGLMPASFKVRSQPLDGSDGAFEEVLDPDFGESAIGRVAPVDSGLWWIILLRAYGKITGDYTLQERVDVQTGIRLILNLCLTNGFDMFPTLLVGDGSCMIDRRMGIHGHPLEIQALFYSALRCSREMLIVNDSTKNLVAAMNNRLSALSFHIREYFWVDKNKLNEIYRYRTEEYSTDAVNKFNIYPEQIPGWLVDWIPEEGGYLIGNLQPAHMDFRFFTLGNLWSIVSSLGTPQQNEGILNLIEAKWDDLVANMPLKICFPAMEHEEWRIITGSDPKNTPWSYHNGGSWPTLLWQFTLACMKMGRPELARKAIAVAEKKLSADRWPEYYDMRSASLIGKQSRLFQTWTIAGFLTSKLLLENPEKASLLFWEEDYEILQGCVCVLGKANGNKCSRHRHRQHRKPNNLNH, from the exons ATGCATACTTCTAGTTCTCTGGGAATTTCTACCATGAAACCTTGTAGGATTCTTTTTAGCTTCAAATCCTCCTCGATGTTTGGAACAACCTCATTGCCCAAGGCAAAGTATAGGAGGATTGGTAGATTTTCGAAATTAGAGCCGAGTGGGCGTAAAATAATAGGATCTGTACAGGTTGTTGGTGATTTGAATAGGAGATGCTTTAGTTGTTCTAATTTACATCGGTTGTATAAAGGTAACAGTGGTAGAAATAGGTTTTTGATTGCAAATGTAGCTTCTGATTTTAGAAATCAATCGACATCTGCTGAGCCTCATGTGAAACAGAAGAGCTTTGAGAGAATTTATATTCAAGGAGGGTTTAAGGTTAAGCCATTGGTGATAGAGAGTATTGAGACAGATCTTgtgaaagatgaaaaaaaggTGTCTGAGGTTGAGGAACTGAGTGGTTTGAAGGGCTCTAGGGTTGAGAGAGAGGTGtccaaaattgaaaaggagGCATGGAACTTGCTTCGAGACTCTGTTGTGAACTATTGTGGACGTCCTGTTGGAACTGTTGCTACTAATGATCCATCTGATACTCAGCCACTGAATTACGACCAGGTTTTTGTTCGTGATTTTGTACCGTCCGCCTTGGCCTTCTTGTTAAATGGAGAAGAGGAGATTGTCAAGAATTTTCTCCTTCACACCTTGCAATTACAG AGTTGGGAGAAAACCGTTGACTGTTACAGCCCTGGGCAAGGGTTGATGCCAGCAAGTTTCAAAGTCAGAAGCCAACCTCTCGATGGAAGCGATGGAGCTTTCGAGGAAGTTCTTGATCCTGATTTTGGTGAATCTGCCATTGGTCGTGTTGCACCAGTTGATTCTG GGTTGTGGtggattattttattaagagcTTATGGAAAGATTACGGGAGACTACACATTGCAGGAACGTGTCGATGTACAGACAGGCATACGACTGATCCTTAATCTCTGCTTGACGAATGGGTTCGATATGTTTCCTACTCTGTTAGTCGGTGATGGCTCATGCATGATTGATAGACGAATGGGCATTCATGGACACCCACTTGAAATTCAA GCATTGTTTTATTCGGCCTTACGCTGCTCAAGAGAGATGCTGATTGTCAACGACTCGACTAAGAATTTGGTCGCTGCCATGAACAATAGGCTGAGTGCACTCTCCTTCCACATCCGGGAATATTTCTGGGTCGATAAGAACAAACTCAACGAAATTTATCGATACAGAACTGAGGAATATTCTACCGATGCGGTGAACAAGTTCAATATATATCCCGAACAAATTCCTGGTTGGCTGGTGGACTGGATTCCTGAGGAGGGTGGCTACCTGATTGGCAATCTACAGCCTGCTCACATGGACTTCAGGTTTTTTACGCTCGGAAATCTTTGGTCCATTGTTTCGTCACTTGGGACTCCGCAACAGAATGAGGGCATTCTGAACTTGATTGAAGCCAAATGGGATGACCTTGTGGCAAACATGCCTCTCAAGATATGCTTCCCAGCCATGGAACACGAGGAATGGCGCATAATAACTGGAAGCGACCCGAAGAACAC TCCTTGGTCATATCATAATGGAGGATCTTGGCCAACACTCTTGTGGCAG TTCACACTGGCCTGCATGAAGATGGGGCGGCCAGAGCTAGCAAGGAAAGCCATTGCAGTGGCTGAGAAGAAGCTTTCAGCTGATCGTTGGCCCGAGTACTACGACATGCGCAGTGCAAGCTTAATAGGGAAGCAATCACGACTCTTCCAAACATGGACGATTGCCGGTTTCTTGACATCAAAGTTGCTTTTGGAGAACCCAGAGAAGGCGTCTCTATTGTTCTGGGAGGAGGATTATGAGATTCTTCAAGGCTGCGTTTGTGTACTCGGCAAAGCCAATGGAAACAAGTGCTCTCGCCATCGTCATCGCCAGCATCGAAAACCGAATAATCTCAACCATTAG